Genomic segment of Bacteroidales bacterium:
TATTGTTTTTTTAAAAGGTTTAACTCTGAGTGATAAGCTGCATAGCGGTCGTGAGCCGCTTTCCGGCCTTTGAAGAAAACCCAGGCCTTACGGGCTTGTGTGGGAGAATATTTAGATGTGCTTAGATGGTTTAAAATTTTTTACCACATGAGGATACATAGGAAGAAAATATAGCAGGGACAGGACCCTACGGAAAACCTTATTTTGCCTCATCTACTTAGTAGCCTTGGAATCCCCCCTTCATCGACCTTATTACCTTATTACCATGATGCCAGAAAAAATAAGGTAAGGTTGTAAAGTTAGAGAGCGCATTATGGCTACTAATGTTTAATATAGGAAAAATAAGGTTTTAAAGAAATATTACTGCCTGATTTTGGAAGAAGCCAGTTTTTGAAAATGATTTCTTATTCCGTCATCCGGGTAAAAATCCAGTACCCTTTGCCAGTATTCGTTGGCTTGAGTTTCTTCTCCCATGCTTTCATACACCAGGGCATAATGTTTCAGCCTCATTTCCCTGGCTTTCCACGATTTGTCTAGTTCATCCAGTATTTCTTTCGCCTTTTCCGGATTGCCTTCCTGAAGTTGCTGTTTTACCCTGATGTAGGAGTTTGTAATATGCAGATTCTTTTTTATGTTTCTTGCTAAAATGCTGCCTCCGTCATTGGTTTTATTTTTTGCCATCTCCAATTTTTCTACAGCGTCATTCAGACTGTCAGCCATGAAGAGCGTCCATCCGTAATCGTTCAGGATCAGGGGATCTTCCGGCTTCTCAGTCATGATTTGTTCATAAAGCTCCAGGGCCCTTTGATAATTTCCGGCTTCAGAAAAGCCGTAGGCGTTCTGGTGCATCCTTGTTATTTTCCCACAGCTTGTTGCCAAGGACAATATCAATAGACTAATTGTAAGGTATTTAATAAGTTGCATGTTCAATGGTTTTTAGGTTTTTGATTCCGGGGTTAATGTATATAATTTTAGCTGCGAATCCAACCGATTTTAACCCGAATTATTCTCAAATAATTCTGACGCTATTGAAAAACCTGGCTTTTTGCGAAATTTATTGAAGCAAAAAGCCGGTTTTTCTAATGCGGGGTTACCTTGCTCCGCACGCTGTCGCTGAAGCTTTAGCGTAGGCGCCTGAAGCTTCGCGAAGGCGAGCCTGCATCCACCCCGCAATCCACCCCGCATTCATAAACAAACGAAGTGAAGTTTATGAATGATCCAGGTTAATTTTTTAAACCATAAGATCCGATTTTTTGTTTAAAGAAAAATCCTTACTATTTTGGAATTGGTTGTTGACACATTTCATTAACAGAATTTTAACCGGATAATAAGATGATTTTGTATTGATATATGTCAGAAACCTCATAGTGTTAAAGTAAAATGTTATAAATTTAACCCCTTTGAAGGGTGGCTGAAAGGAATAACCATCTTTTAAACAATGTCAAATTCCCCGGTTTGTGTATTATGTAAATTATAAATAGTGAATGATTCATTATGATACGACGAAATAATTTTTTGTTCTCTTCCTGGTTTATGGGCGCATTATTCATCATTTTTGCCATGTCCATGGCCATAGCCACCTTTATTGAGAACGATTACGGTGCTGCTGCAGCAAGACAACTGGTATACAATGCAAAATGGTTTGAACTGATCTTTGTCTTGCTTGCTCTGAATTTTTTGGGACAGATCTTCCGTTTCAGGCTTTACCGTCCCGGTAAGCTGACAATACTGGTATTTCACAGTGCCTTCCTCCTTATCATCCTTGGCGCGGGGATAACCCGTTACTTTGGATTTGAAGGCATGCTGCATCTGAGAGAAGGTCAGGCAAAAAACTATGTTGAGACGGATAACAATTACATCCATTTAACTGTCCGGGATGAGAATGGGAACACATTATATACCGATGCTGAAGAATTTATTGTTACTACCTTATCCTCTGATCAATATGAAAAAGAAATAGATCTGGACGATAGGCGTTATGAAGTTTCCTTTAAGGAGTATATCCCAGATGCCAGGGAGGCCATTGTTGAGAATCCTAATGGCCAGCCGGTTATCAGGTTAAGCGCCGGTAAAGGCAGGCAGGAAGCAAACGCTTTTATCCTTTCACCGGGAGATACTAAAAATTTGGATGGTCTCAGCCTTGGATATTCCGAAGCCGATTCTCTGGACATTCGAATCGGGTTTCGGCGAGACAGCTTTTATATTTCCTCTGACAAGGAGTTCACCAGGTTAAGTATGCAGACAAAAGAGTCATCAACATTCCCTAAAAATCAAAAGGTGGGCCTTCAGCCCATGTATATCTATGATATCAGCGAATGGCGATTGGTGGTTCAGAAAATGGCTGCATCAGCCATTGTGAAACCTGTAAGAAGCCATCCGGGACAAAATACAGAAACCAGGGATGTGCTCCAGTTTGGTTTACAATATGGTGAACAGGAGAAAGACCTTTATGTAAGGTCCGGTCAAAATGCAGCAGAACCTGCTGTTTTCACCCATGAAGGTCGCAAATTCAAGCTGGATTATAAACCCAAACAGGTGAAGATCCCTTTTCAGATCAAATTGCAGGAGTTTATCCTGGAGCGCTACCCGGGATCCCAGTCACCTTCTTCCTATCGAAGTAAGGTTAAGGTCATAGATAAAGAAAAAGGAGTGAATAAGACTTTTATGATATATATGAACAACATTCTAAAACACAGGGGTTATCGTTTTTATCAGTCTTCTTATGATCAGGATGAGAAAGGGAGTGTGCTTTCGGTCAATCATGATCCGGTGGGTACAGGGATTACTTATGCCGGGTATTCGCTTCTTTTTCTGTTTATTATACTTTCATTGCTCAACAAAAAGTCGGTTTTCAGAAGGGTTCATACCGGTTACTGGTTATCACCCGCGAAAAAAGGTGCAGGGATTTTGCTTTTCTTATTGGTATTCTCGGGTGTAGCCTGGGGAAATAGTAATACCGGGAATAAGCTGACGATTGACAGGAAGCTGGCCAATAAATTCGGTGAAATCCTTGTTCAGGACCGGGAAGGACGGACCAAACCCTTGTTTACCCTAAGTCATGATGTATTAAGGAAAGTAAACCGAAATAATGAATATGAGGGACTTAATTCGATGCAGGTTTTCCTGGGAATGCATTATGATTTTCAAAACTGGAAAGAGGAGCCGCTCATTAAAATCTCCAATAAAGGGGTTAGGAATGTTTTGGGGGTGGAAGGGAAATATGCTTCTATTGATCAATTGGTGGATATGCAGAACAATTCTTACAAACTGAGGCAATATGTGCAGGAAGCGTATTCCAAATCTTCAGCCCAGCGGAATAAATTCGATAAAGAGGTCATTAAAGTGGATGAAAGAGTTAACATTTGTTTCATGGTGATTTCGGGAGACTTTCTGAAGATTTTCCCTCTTCGGGATGGCACCAATCAATGGGGCAAACCTCAAAATGCAGCCGAAAATGCAAAGAGTCAAGATGATTCGCTTTTTGTCAGGAATATATTGGGGATGTTTCGTCAGGCTGCTATAAACGGCAACCGGAATCAGGCAAAACAATATGTTAATTCCGTTAAGGAGTACCAGCGAAAATTTGCAGGATATGAGCTTCCTTCTGAAACCAAAGTTAATGCTGAAATATTGTATTATAAGACCAGGATTTTTGAGAGACTTTTTCCTTTTTATGCCATGTCAGGACTGATTTTGCTAATATTGCTTTTATCGGGAATCATTTCAGGAAGGAAGAGACCTGACGTTTTCATTAAAATTTTGATTTGGATTATAGGAATAGGGTTTGCTTTTCATACGGCCGGTTTTATCCTCAGATGGTATATTTCCGGCCATGCTCCCATGAGCAATGGATATGAGTCAATGATTTTTATCTCCTGGGTGATTTTGCTGGGAGGTTTTCTTTTTATCCGGAGATCCTGGCTGACATTGGCTGCTACTTCCATCCTTTCCGCCCTTACGCTTATGGTGGCTCACCTGAGTTTCATGGATCCTGAGATAACCAGTCTGGTACCGGTGCTGAAATCATACTGGCTAACATTGCATGTTTCAGTGATCACGGGTAGTTATGGATTTCTCGGCTTGTCAGCTATTCTGGGGCTTATTGTAATGATCCTGTATGCTGTGGTTTCCGATAACAAGCATGATCGCATATTGGATACCATAAAAGATCTCACGGTAATCAATTATAAATCCATGATATTAGGGCTGTATCTGCTTACCATTGGCACTTTCCTTGGTGCTATCTGGGCTAATGAGGCCTGGGGCCGTTACTGGGGCTGGGATCCCAAAGAAACCTGGTCGCTTATTACAATAATTGTATATAGTTTTGTGGTTCATTCCAGGCATATACCCGGATTTAAAAGTTTATTCGCCTACAATGTGCTCTCATTATTTGCTTTATCCTCAGTATTGATGACTTATTTCGGTGTAAATTATTATCTTTCGGGATTACATTCCTATGCCGGCGGTGAGGCTGTTCCCATTCCCCTTTTTGTATATATAAGCGTAATCTTGTTATTGGGGCTTGCTTTCTATGCATACCGGAACCGCAACCGGAAAATGTATCTTTCTTGGAAAGAAAGCGGATAACCAATGGAATGCCAATTGATTGAATTTAAAACCAATATTATATATGCTATTGAAGGAATCCCCGGATCATGCGCTCCCGGTTAACACTTCGGACGTTTAGGAAAAAAGGTCGAATTCGACTGGTTTTCTTGGTTCCTTCTTTTGTATTTTATATATTGCTTCGCAATTGTAGGCCAATGTGAACGAATATTAATAAACAAATAAAATTAAGAATATGAGTGAAATAGCTATTGGAATTGATATTGGTGGTACAAACAGCCGTTTTGGTGTAGTTACAGATGCGGGAGAGGTATTAAAGGAAGACCGGTTTCCTACAAAAGATTACCCGAAAGCTGAGGAATTTGTGGAGGCTTTAAGTGATAAGATAAAAAAGGTATTATCTGAGTTTGATGATTACACTTTTAAGGGAATTGGCGTAGGCGCCCCTAACGGCAATTTTTTCAGCGGAACCATTGAACAGGCTCCGAATCTTGCCTGGAAAGGAATTGTTCCCTTGGTAGAGCTGTTCAATAAATATTTTGATGTACCGGTTGTATTGACCAATGATGCGAATGCCGCTGCTATTGGAGAGATGATGTTTGGCGCTGCCAAAAATATGAAGGATTTTATTCTGATTACCCTGGGTACAGGTCTGGGTAGCGGAATAGTGGTTAATGGCGATTTAGTTTATGGACATGATGGTTTCGCCGGGGAGATGGGTCACATATTTGTCTATCCTGCATCCGGAAGAATGTGTGGCTGTGGCCGGAGAGGCTGTTTGGAAACGTATGCTTCTGCACAGGGGATCAAAAGAACCATGTTTGAATTGCTAGCCAGTGAAACGGATGAAAGTGAGCTTAGAGAATTTTCTTATTCTCAGATGACTTCCGAGCATATTTATGAAGCGGCGAAAAGAGGGGATACGCTTGCCCAAAAAGCATTTGAAATAACCGGTGAGTATCTGGGTAAAAAACTGGCCGATGCGGTCGCTTTCACGACCCCCGAAGCCATTTTTCTATATGGCGGTTTATCCAAATCCGGGGATATGATCCTCAATCCTACGCGTAAATATTTCGACCAACATGTTTTGAAAGTTTATCAGGGAAAGACTTCCATTCTGTTTTCCGAGCTGAAGGAAAAACACGGTGCCATTCTGGGTGCTGCTGCTTTGGTGTGGAAAAGAAGAAAGTGATATTTATTATAAAGAAGCTTTTAACCTGCATTATTTAAGGGTTAAAAAAATCCCTTTAAACTTTGACCAATCAGTTTAAAGGGATTCTTTTATATATCTGGACGGATTTTGCCGGGCAAAAATGCATTTTCCTTAACCGGTCCCGGGAATGCGGGTTTTATTTTTTGGTTATCAGATATTAACTC
This window contains:
- a CDS encoding tetratricopeptide repeat protein, with product MHQNAYGFSEAGNYQRALELYEQIMTEKPEDPLILNDYGWTLFMADSLNDAVEKLEMAKNKTNDGGSILARNIKKNLHITNSYIRVKQQLQEGNPEKAKEILDELDKSWKAREMRLKHYALVYESMGEETQANEYWQRVLDFYPDDGIRNHFQKLASSKIRQ
- the ccsA gene encoding cytochrome c biogenesis protein CcsA — protein: MIRRNNFLFSSWFMGALFIIFAMSMAIATFIENDYGAAAARQLVYNAKWFELIFVLLALNFLGQIFRFRLYRPGKLTILVFHSAFLLIILGAGITRYFGFEGMLHLREGQAKNYVETDNNYIHLTVRDENGNTLYTDAEEFIVTTLSSDQYEKEIDLDDRRYEVSFKEYIPDAREAIVENPNGQPVIRLSAGKGRQEANAFILSPGDTKNLDGLSLGYSEADSLDIRIGFRRDSFYISSDKEFTRLSMQTKESSTFPKNQKVGLQPMYIYDISEWRLVVQKMAASAIVKPVRSHPGQNTETRDVLQFGLQYGEQEKDLYVRSGQNAAEPAVFTHEGRKFKLDYKPKQVKIPFQIKLQEFILERYPGSQSPSSYRSKVKVIDKEKGVNKTFMIYMNNILKHRGYRFYQSSYDQDEKGSVLSVNHDPVGTGITYAGYSLLFLFIILSLLNKKSVFRRVHTGYWLSPAKKGAGILLFLLVFSGVAWGNSNTGNKLTIDRKLANKFGEILVQDREGRTKPLFTLSHDVLRKVNRNNEYEGLNSMQVFLGMHYDFQNWKEEPLIKISNKGVRNVLGVEGKYASIDQLVDMQNNSYKLRQYVQEAYSKSSAQRNKFDKEVIKVDERVNICFMVISGDFLKIFPLRDGTNQWGKPQNAAENAKSQDDSLFVRNILGMFRQAAINGNRNQAKQYVNSVKEYQRKFAGYELPSETKVNAEILYYKTRIFERLFPFYAMSGLILLILLLSGIISGRKRPDVFIKILIWIIGIGFAFHTAGFILRWYISGHAPMSNGYESMIFISWVILLGGFLFIRRSWLTLAATSILSALTLMVAHLSFMDPEITSLVPVLKSYWLTLHVSVITGSYGFLGLSAILGLIVMILYAVVSDNKHDRILDTIKDLTVINYKSMILGLYLLTIGTFLGAIWANEAWGRYWGWDPKETWSLITIIVYSFVVHSRHIPGFKSLFAYNVLSLFALSSVLMTYFGVNYYLSGLHSYAGGEAVPIPLFVYISVILLLGLAFYAYRNRNRKMYLSWKESG
- a CDS encoding ROK family protein; protein product: MSEIAIGIDIGGTNSRFGVVTDAGEVLKEDRFPTKDYPKAEEFVEALSDKIKKVLSEFDDYTFKGIGVGAPNGNFFSGTIEQAPNLAWKGIVPLVELFNKYFDVPVVLTNDANAAAIGEMMFGAAKNMKDFILITLGTGLGSGIVVNGDLVYGHDGFAGEMGHIFVYPASGRMCGCGRRGCLETYASAQGIKRTMFELLASETDESELREFSYSQMTSEHIYEAAKRGDTLAQKAFEITGEYLGKKLADAVAFTTPEAIFLYGGLSKSGDMILNPTRKYFDQHVLKVYQGKTSILFSELKEKHGAILGAAALVWKRRK